The Danio rerio strain Tuebingen ecotype United States chromosome 20, GRCz12tu, whole genome shotgun sequence genome contains the following window.
CCATTTTTATTACAAGTGTGATtacactctatctatctatctatctatctatcggtctgtctgtctgtctgtctgtctgtctgtctgtctgtctgtctgtctgtctgtctatctatctctctatctatcggtctgtctgtctgtctgtctgtctgtctgtctgtctgtctgtctgtctgtctgtctgtctgtctgtctgtctatctatctatctatctatacagtaTACTATATCAAGTGCCATTTTTATTACAAGTGTGATTACAAGACTTtggaagtgtcatgaaaaataacaaaatcatGTGTAATTACAGTCTACAGCTGTATTAATCATGCATATTGTTTCCTCCTACATATGCTAAGCTCTTAAATATTTTAGAGGGtcataaaactatttttaaaaatggttttccAGTGAACATTGAGAGACTGGAACAGTCAAGCGGCCTCTGAATGTCACTGTGTACAGTGTGTGAGGCCTTGGATCCCAAAATAAATGTCCACTGCTGCATTATAGAGGCTTGACCTGCTCATTTCGCACAATCACATGTTTATCTGACCTATAGAGTAGTGTTAATGCAGCTtcgttacagtttttctcagttcttggtgcatttctcactacagtatttacatttgcacaacagttaatgcatttctctgaacaattagtcatttgagcacatcatagtagcagttcctcattccttccaacaaattgcaaatgcctttggacatgcatcaactgtggagtttgcatgttctccttgtgttggcgtgagtttcctctgggtgctctggtttcccccacagtccaaacacattcgctatagggaacccaagctcattctggaaacgtagccccgcggacgtttgtGGAGgctgcgatttacgtggccggaggtatgtatggccgcgtttagtttttttcgagcgaacgctacggggcggtgtgacgccgctccgctcctcctcttctcgacggctcgcctccgtgtggacggctttcccgctgcaaccagtttgtccacttagctTGCAGCGTTTTGTCAgcagagcggaggcccggaggacgaggagccggccacggggacgaccgggatcgagtccggggaagagcggttccagaaatcaggtgagatgaaaaacagaatccaaaaaataagggcgagaacgcggcgagaTCCAAAAAGGCGGTCAAAATCAAAGACAAGGgcttttactcttttttttccgGACGGCTGTTGCAAACAGTCGCTTGGGTTTCGGGAAGGAGaaggaggagaaagaggagggcggccggagcggtcgattggccggccgcccggtcgatcgttcagttgttcagccagtcagtcggacGGACGGTGGCTCCAGAGCGGCCTCTGtcggcttttcacgcgagaacagcacgggcgcgaacggcgcgcgctcccgagaggcgttcgagatgtgaaaaagcgcgcacagcggcctctcgtggatctgcgaaaacaaaaactgctcaaatATGTACcttccgggacgtatttcgcggtctgcaaaaacgtccgcggggctacgtttccacaatgagcccgggttggctataggagaattgatcgattaaattattaattagtgtatgagtgtgtgtgtttgtgtgtgtgtgtgtgtgtgtgtgaatgaggttgtatggatgtttcccagtggaaGGTCATccttgtaaaacatatgctggatgagttggtggttcattccactgtggtagaaaatgaataattgagtgAATGAAGACTAATGTTATAATGCAGAAAGACTGTTCTTCGTGTTTGGCAGGAGCTTGTGGTGTGGCGGTCGGTTATCCTCTGGATACAGTGAAGGTAAACGTCTTTCAATCAGTTACAGTAAATGTCAGACAATCAGTTACTTTATTGAATGTTTGACTGTTGTTTATAGTTTGCAGAATCATTGCTGAAACCTTGCTAATGTTCATCTGCACAGGTCAGGATCCAGACGCAGAAACAGTTCACTGGAATCTGGCAGTGCATCGTCCTTACCATCAGAAAAGAAGGGGTAACACatacaaataaatgttcaaataaaatgtcaaatccAAGTCCAATGCAATAGTCtggagtgtaaaataaaatctgtaaaaagtaattaaaattaggcatagttaaaaaaaaaacttcactttaGTTAGCTAAACTTTTATAAATAAGAAAGTAAACTTTGAATAATACAGAAAATTGAACTACAGTTTATAAGTTGAGCCAGTAAAAGAAGCACAGTTTTAAGTTGAGCCAACAACagattatttacagtgtagtgtgGACATTATGTTCAAGTTTAAGCAAGAATTTACAAATAGCTGGTGCAACCCGACCTGGGTGTCAGACATTGATCTTTGTCTTTATGCTCttcttaaatgtaaatgtttagcaTGAAGCTCTTGGCGATACTGTCAGGCTGGTTGGATTAGCACCTATGCATTTGAATTACACTGTTATGCTAATGAGATCAGAGCTCATTAGCATAATGGATGTGGAAATTTGTTACCGGGCGGATGTGTGCTTTCCCACATGAAGAAATACCATAGTATACTTCATTATttagatttcatttatttttcttcagcttagtcccgttattaatcaggggtcgccacagtggaataagccaccaactattccagcatatgttttacacagtggatgtccttccagccacaacccagtactgggaaacacccataatcacttgcattcacacacatacactacggccagttcatctagttcccctatagcgcatgtgtttggactgttggggaaatcggagcacccagaggaaacccacgccaacacggtgaaaacatgcaaactccacacagaaacaccatatgacccagccgggacttgaaccagcgaccttcttgctgtgatgcgacagcgaTACTCAAtgcaccattattattattgttattataataataattattattattattgttgttgttattgttgttattagtatttttgttactattattattgttaatattattattgttgtaattaatattattgttattattattattattattaataataatattactgttgttattttaattaatattgttgttattatcattattgttattattagtattgtaattattttttgttgttattatattgttatcatcattattattattattatttatattatcatttatattattgttattattcttcttattattattatcatgcaaacaaataataatagaaaCTAAAGAAGTATTTAATATAAACAATCTAAAACTGTGCCTGTGctgggattttacatttttaaaaagaattatcAGCATATCCCTGtatgttttctggcataagctgagGTCTTTGCACATCAACAGTGTCCCCTGCTGATGAGAAAACTCTttcactggggactgagatgACTGGTGTGAAGAGGAAAacctttcctaaaccagagagcagaGTGTACAGAGGTGGTCACTGGGCTCCTGCTCCAGCAGACTGAACACTGGCATAAAATACTGATCAAAAAATGACTGATTACATAGTAGCATAGAGACAGGAGCtgaacatgattatgaaggtgaataaataatattacttgtctaattaattagtataagtatcagtgtgatacacttaagaagagataatcttgaatgagtgtgtatgggtgtttcccagtactgggttgcagttggaagggcatccgctgcgtaaaacatatgctggataagttggcggttcattccgacgtggcgacccctgattattaaaggactaagccaaaaagaaaaggaatgaataaatatttattcaaacaaattagatttaataatatattttaatttttgttaactTCTCTCTGAACCCCTAGAAATGAGGTAAATGTAACAGAAATAAAccgggaaataaataaataaataaaacaggaaTCACAAAGCATGAAATCTGATAACTtactgatatttttacagtgtgtatttgTTGTAATAATGCCTGTAATATTTCCAACTGCAGCTCTGTTGAACacgcttgggaaatatttgaaaaagaatacaaatatcagtatttttgtttacataatgTTAGTCTGTAATTACAGCTTGTTCTCTCTAACTGACACTGACCTCATTGTGTGTTTTCCTGCAGGTTCATGGCTTCTTCAAGGGCATGTTTTTACCCATCACCACTATATCCATGACCTCCTCTGTGGTATTTGGCACTTACCGTAACTGTCTGCAGGCTCTCTCTTACATCCGCAAGGCAGAAAACACTAAGCTGGATGTCTTTATGTCCGGTCTGGCCGGTGGTGTGGCACAGGTCAGATTTACTTTATAGGGGTCGTTCACACAGAATGCGTTATTCCATTCAAATGCTCTACTTTTCGATTGTTTTTCATTGTAAACATGCGCTTGTAATACGTATGGAATAACTGAGCccattgaattattaaaaaataatgcacaACAGAGGTGCTGTTCAATACTATAGAACATAATTTCCTCTaacaaaatcaccacaacagatcaattactatagtccTGTTACtatagtaactgtagaatcaccacaaaatAACATGTCCTGTAGTTGAGTTACCGTAGCAATtgtaatcaccacaacagatcaattactatagtcaagttaccatagcaacagtagaattcCTACAAAACATCAATTACGATAGTTGTGTTACCAGagcaactgtagaattgccaCAAAAGATTAATTACAGCAGTTATGTTactattgtgttaccatagcaactgtagaatcgccataacagatcaattactatagttgagttaccatagcaactgtaaaatcaccacaaaatAACAGTTACTATAattgagttaccatagcaactgtagaatcaccacaacagatcaattactattgtCAAGTTACTATAGTAACTGTGGAATCCCTACAAAACATCAATTACTATATTTGAGTTACCATATCAATTGTAGAATCAccataacagatcaattactatagtcatgttaccatagcaactgtagaatcgtcccaacagatcaattactatagtcatagcaactgtaaaatcgccacaacagatcaattactatagtcatgttaccatagcaactgtagaatcgccccaacagatcaattactatagtcatgttaccatagcaactgtaaaatcgccataacagatcaattactatagtcatgttaccatagcaactgtagaatcaccacaacagatcaattactatagttgtgttaccatagcaactgtagaattgccacaacagatcaattactatagttgagttaccatagcaactgtaaaatcaccacaaaatAACAGTTACTATAATTGAGTTACCAtcgcaactgtagaatcaccacaacagatcaattactattgtCAAGTTACTATAGTAACTTTGGAATCCCTACAAAACATCAATTACTATATTTGAGTTACCATATCaattgtagaatcaccacaacagatcaattactggaGTTGTGTTACtattgtgttactatagcaactgcagaattgccacaacagatcaattactatagtcatgttaccatagcaactgtagaatcgccccaacagatcaattactatagtcatagcaactgtaaaatcgccacaacagatcaattactatagtcatgttaccatagcaactgtagaatcgccccagcagatcaattactatagtcatgttaccatagcaactgtagaatcaccacaacagatcaattactatagttgtgttaccatagcaactgtagaggtgccacaactgatcaattactatagttgagttaccatagcaactgtaaaatcaccacaaaatAACAGTTACTATAattgagttaccatagcaactgtagaatcaccacaacagatcaattactattgtCAAGTTACTATAGTAACTGTGGAATCCCTACAAAACATCAATTACTATATTTGAGTTACCATATCaattgtagaatcaccacaacagatcaattactggaGTTGTGTTACtattgtgttactatagcaactgcagaattgccacaacagatcaattcctATAGTCGTGTTAGATTAGCAGCTGTAGAATTCACTTTACATATCAATTActttagttgtgttaccatagcaactgtagaataaccacaacagatcaattactgtagtcatgttaccatagcaactgtagaataaccacaacagatcaattactgtagtcatgttaccatagcaactgtagaatcgccacaacagatcaattactatagtcatgttaccatagcaactatagaataaccAAAACAGTTCAATTACTATACtttgtgtcaccatagcaacttgTCTATTGTTTTTCCTTGTAAACATGAGCTTGTAATACATAGGAAATAGTTGAgcccattgaattattagaacaTAACATATACTATAGAACAGAACTTCCTgtggtaaatactgtagtgtttttaaacCTTATTACAGTAAATTTCGACTTGTTGTGGTAACAACACTTTTTCTACTTTAActactatagtaaaaaaaaaatatgaattactATAGTAAATTTTCTCCATCTATATTGTACACTGCAAAAAGCGATTAATTACTTAACTTTAAAAAAGTTAGTGAACCAGTTGATTTAACTTTTTCTATATTATTGCACAGTactttgtttacttaataataataaggctgttttgtgtgtgctgtgttttgaCGCAGGTGTCTGTAATGTCACCTGGAGATATAGTGAAGGTGCGTCTTCAGTGCCAGACGGAGAGCAGACACAGCGTTAATCCCAAATACAGCGTTAAACCCAAATACAGCGGGCCGATTCACTGCCTGCTGAGCATCTGCAGGGAACAGGGCCTCTCAGGGCTGTATAGAGGAGCTTTACCTCTGGCTCTCAGAGACGGACCTTCATTCGCCACTTACTTCCTCACATACCACACATTGTGTGCACGACTGACTCCAGACGGACAGAAAGAGCCTGGTGAGAGAAACTATCGCTAACACagctcaattactatagttgtataaccatagcaactgtagaataaccacaacagattaattattatAGTTGTACTATCGTAGatactgtagaatcaccacaacagatcaaattctgtagttgtgttaccatagcaactgtagaatcaccacaacagatcaattacagtaattgtgttaccatagcaactgtagaatcaccacaacagatcaattacagtaattgtgttaccatagcaactgtagaatcacaacaaaaggtcaattactgtagttgtgttatcatagcaactgcagattcaccacaacagatcaattactgtagttgtgttaccatagcaactgtagaatcaccaataCAGATCAATTATTTtagttgcgttaccatagcaaccgtagaatcaccacaacagatcaattactgtagttgtgttagcatagcaaccgtagaatcaccacaacagatcaattactgtagttgtgttagcatagcaactgtagaatcactacaacagatcaattactgtagttgtgttaccatagcaactgtagaatcactacaacagatcaattactgtagttgtgttaccatagcaactgtagaatcactacaacagataaattactgtagttgtgttaccatagcaactgtagaatcaccacaacagatcaattactgtagttgtgttaccatagcaactgtagaatcactacaacagatcaattactgtagttgtgttaccatagcaactgtagaatcactacaacagatcaattactgtagttgtgttaccatagcaactgtagaatcactacaacagatcaattactgtagttgtgttaccatagcaactgtagaatcactacaacagatcaattataaTATTCAACTATAATGaacttataatataattaattactatattatatattattactatattattaattattaccatAGTATTTTTGGTTTTGTGTGGTTTAACAGCAAGGTATGATCTTTTAAAAGGTGTATAATTGTACCTGATAGTTTGCTGCTGATGTGATCATGTCTACTGGTGTCAGAGTGGACGGTGGTGCTGCTGTCCGGTGGAGTTGCTGGGATGTCCGGCTGGGCTGTGGGGACACCGATGGATGTGATTAAAGCCCGTCTGCAGATGGATGGAGTGCGAGGACAGAGGAGATACCGTGGGCTCCTGCACTGTCTGACTGTAACCACACGCACTGAAGGTCTAGGGGTTTTCTTCAGGAGTCTTGGCATTAACTGCTTGCGGGCATTTCCAGTCAACATGGTGGTCTTCGCCGTGTATGAAGTCAGTGTTCGAGTTCTCAGATCTGCACCTCTGGTGTCCTGACGATAAGAAAACTCACAATGACCCagataaaaaaattcattttcttttcggcttagtccctttattaatctgaggttgccacagcggaatgaaccgccaacttagttagcatatgttttacgcagcagatgcccttccaactgcaacccatcacttggaaacattcatacacactcattcacacacatacactttggacaatttagcttacccaattccccttaaccacgtctttggacttgtgggggaaactggagcaccgggaggaaacccacgccaacaaggggagaacatgcaaactccacacagaaacaccaactgacccagccgaggctcaaaccagtaaccttctcaCTGTCAcccagataaaaataaataaatactagagtaaatactgtaatgtttttgaaccatactgaaGTAAATTGTATTACACAGTATTTATTATAGTATCTATAACTCtctgttaataaatgcttaagCGTAGTAAAGTGTATTAACTATGATGAACTGATATGTTGTAATAAATGCTATAGTatatttcaaattttaccacagtaaactgtggtgtattgtagtataatatacccctTAGTTGTAGACAACTAGAGTATTTGGtcgtttgtttatattactataattgtgttaccatagtaaccaTAAAATTCCCACAACACATCAATGACTATAgtggtgttaccatagcaactgtagaatcccacagcagatcaattattatagtcGCACTGTCATaacaactgcagaatcaccacaacagctcaattactatagttgtgttaccatagcaactgcagaatcaccacaacagctcAATTACTAtagtcgtgttaccatagcaactgtagaatcaccacaacagacaaattactatcgttgtgttaccatagcaatcgtagaatcaccacaacagatcaattcctatagttgtgttaccatagcaactgtagaatcaccacaacagatcaattattatagttgCGCAATaatagtaactgtagaatcaccacaacagatcaattattaattgcgctaccatagcaactgtagaatcaccacaacagcttAATTACAATATTCAAGTTACCATAGCTAccgtaaaatcaccacaacagattaattattatagttacactaccgtagcaactgtagaatcaccacaacagatcaattattaattgcgctaccatagcaactgtagaatcaccacaacagctcAATTACAATTGTcaagttaccatagcaaccgtagaatcaccacaacagattaattattatagttacactaccgtagcaactgtagaatcaccacaacagattaattatcaTAATTACACTACCccagcaactgtagaatcaccacaacagatcaattattaatTGCGCtaccgtagcaactgtagaatcaccacaacagatcaattattaattgcgctaccatagcaactgtagaatcaccacaacagctcaattacaattgttaagttaccatagcaaccatagaatcactacaacagattaattattataattacactACCccagcaactgtagaattaccacaacagattaattattataattacactACCccagcaactgtagaattaccacaacagattaattattataattacactACCccagcaactgtagaattaccacaacagatcaattacaatactcaagttaccatagcaaccgtagaatcaccacaacagattaattattatagttacactaccgtagcaactgtagaatcaccacaacagatcaattattaattgcgctaccatggcaactgtaggatcaccacaacagatcaattacaatagtcaagttaccatagcaactgtagaatcaccacaacagattaattattatagttacactaccgtagcaactgtagaattaccacaacagatcaattactatagttgttaccatagcaactgtagaattaccacaacagatcaattactatagttgttaccatagcaatctGCAATATATTAATCCAAGTTTatgttagtatggttcaaaaacaccagAATTGAATACATCACTGTTTTTTCATGTGGTCAACAAGCACTttgttaatgaattaatgaaatgaaGTCAGTAAATTATGTGGTGACGCATTCAGATTAATTTTTAATGCTAATGGataacaaaacaacacacacagacagacacacacacacgcacacacactgtttgTCCTGTATACGTGTTAGTAAGAATGGTCAGATCTGCGTGTAAACATTAATGCATATAAATGGTAagataccgctgaaaacgcacaatGTAGGACTGTGGAAGTGTATTTATTATGCAACAGCTGATCTCCAGTCAGTCCTGTTATATTAGTTTTCTGTCTTAAACACTttaagccagtggttctcaaacttttttcaccaagtaccaccttagaaaaaagttgtctctccaagtaccaccttacgacgctattttttaaccagtattaaaaaatagcgacgtaggcctaattaagcagctacaggtgtgcacattggtaaaaacgatgcagattaatttctattattaagaatatgtattattgtcattcactttaaacattttaaatagtctgaacattaactgtgcttgcaggtaaaaaaaaaaaaaaaaaacgttttagttaaaatgtgcttttaaaagttcattaaaaaatggcactgttcttaaaaagtaaaaagaaaactgctgtacttaaatctaaagttttcatagtagcctattcatcaaaagttggaaatgttgcttggatcTCATAAATATAGGATaaatgtcatattcatacactttcagataaatcttgaaatatatgttaaatgtacatatgacagggttcatacagggacagcctaatgaaaatcaattccagcacctatttttttttcaagactgacatgctatgtattgaagacctgaaatgtattgtcAGCAacacataaaacattatataggaatagatacaaataaaaaccattaataataataataataataataataataatatttattaaccatatattaataatataataaacctgcactaaatccttgtaaaatcttttttgtactcaagtaaaaatactattacactgctaaaataacacaaattttagtaaataatactaatattaggtaaaagtacaaagtactcttttaataagtactagttaaaaaaatctgatttttattataaaatcactttttttaagtgtaaacctgattgaatggtttaattgcttaaatcccaaagctacatgtataggaacttgcactaacaaaggaagtgtgACCGATTTtttctttcatgacaattaatctttttcaatagcactggtaaaactaccacataatctttaaggccatcaAGACAGTTTTTgaccatttttaaacaatatttttaagctttgaaaggttaaattaaagtatatggtaaaaagatttaaatttagccttttatttgcatattttacactatttttctttacaatatggcaaatttatttcttaaatagctgtacatcacatggagattttattttacacttgatcttaatctaaaatacaaactttaaaaaaatacaagtacactgtcagttaaaaaataaaacaaaggacttcattttacttgaggtatttgaaatatgacaacagtacatttatcaaagcagtgctttaagagtctTATTGttcattttgataaataaacaataagtaacaacggattgctttgacctgtaatgccttaagacagatcagaatacagctaaatgtataaatcacacaaatacctcatccagaaacatttccagcataattattttgtcgtaaagaaataaaaaaaataccacctttgttaaaagtaagtttcactttacAACACAGCCAaacaagaagaccattagcattgtaaTCGATTATGCATCAATCTgtttctaaatacttgataactttgaatacttttgactaaatttagtcaaggagcaaagataaataatgtctactttaatagtggaaaggtcgtgattg
Protein-coding sequences here:
- the slc25a47a gene encoding solute carrier family 25 member 47-A isoform X1 — translated: MHFADFLAGSFGGACGVAVGYPLDTVKVRIQTQKQFTGIWQCIVLTIRKEGVHGFFKGMFLPITTISMTSSVVFGTYRNCLQALSYIRKAENTKLDVFMSGLAGGVAQVSVMSPGDIVKVRLQCQTESRHSVNPKYSVKPKYSGPIHCLLSICREQGLSGLYRGALPLALRDGPSFATYFLTYHTLCARLTPDGQKEPVCC
- the slc25a47a gene encoding solute carrier family 25 member 47-A isoform X2; the encoded protein is MHFADFLAGSFGGACGVAVGYPLDTVKVRIQTQKQFTGIWQCIVLTIRKEGVHGFFKGMFLPITTISMTSSVVFGTYRNCLQALSYIRKAENTKLDVFMSGLAGGVAQVSVMSPGDIVKVRLQCQTESRHSVNPKYSVKPKYSGPIHCLLSICREQGLSGLYRGALPLALRDGPSFATYFLTYHTLCARLTPDGQKEPGV
- the slc25a47a gene encoding solute carrier family 25 member 47-A, with amino-acid sequence MHFADFLAGSFGGACGVAVGYPLDTVKVRIQTQKQFTGIWQCIVLTIRKEGVHGFFKGMFLPITTISMTSSVVFGTYRNCLQALSYIRKAENTKLDVFMSGLAGGVAQVSVMSPGDIVKVRLQCQTESRHSVNPKYSVKPKYSGPIHCLLSICREQGLSGLYRGALPLALRDGPSFATYFLTYHTLCARLTPDGQKEPEWTVVLLSGGVAGMSGWAVGTPMDVIKARLQMDGVRGQRRYRGLLHCLTVTTRTEGLGVFFRSLGINCLRAFPVNMVVFAVYEVSVRVLRSAPLVS